Proteins from one Acropora muricata isolate sample 2 chromosome 9, ASM3666990v1, whole genome shotgun sequence genomic window:
- the LOC136930095 gene encoding uncharacterized protein isoform X2 yields the protein MSTEMSEVSSEESGIKGTEMNREGHTHDQMDVDILRRMKPEPSDYSQAQKPPCHSFEEQITENTFVQNYGEHITEDEYGSKGAANSNHDSNADVLASDEYIYNDEEGMVDQIVVTQKNPDKEIVPGNEEAEPDHHRYRRRSPYMRNSPRWTYNGIRSVLHRTSPSVSLPPDSPIVNRTRLLMNDSSDIFTQRLWKIFKVLVSKRTFSLQQKIMNLEQRNTILEDTARNLKTTLTHLVREVGMLQKEKKNTKTMSRSTQVSLGMIISQAKSHCVEKPESLPVSERTPYHNFSDGPVIVNVFGNLHVPFGEALSVVESGNATPKSFEFPVLRLPHADVSYPKVQHVYSLNSSTPESLNQELLTPGGENYVLPEHGLFDMPRTQAIHESMTRSLQRTNEQRPETCYFLRNVSPLTASQQGHPGDEDSHLLHNGVETAYSIAPVHPQGIVSSQDITSSKHVQRKTQATQYPQEKWATSDFGPLLHDPTQSLASKQRDSEGSPLQSQFLVYAPQQGKNFSSDTITSSSCLKAVLQDSWKDMLSTRGTVSVQPLNQPIRQDANAAVVTDRIASGSNPDFSQCFQNEGNFVSLVGHDQERITVNNVPVLGTANDTRFSSSASLYSLSQHQGFPFTQLPRVFRQFEVSDKGIVALNPETQTNLNDFSTHVNSSSSFPHSRSSITVPTQEVEAEQPFENRRDIVSSVLELNHAETHTSSTQGKTLTSRQDSEHEREKTKWVIDKDGAFSIDVHQQTRAREQQLYVSGNEQMPFQASDDSRSSDYCQIDNRHQQANLLVQQQQRPYEEGQPQPLLQQNQEQLFSLQQLKQRQWQQNLKQLRQKWQLQQRQHQQPQQESEQWHQQQQGNQQALSLQQLQQRQYQQAQLLSEQWPQQQEKQHILSLQQLEQQQWHLRLKQRRHQQKDLQQRQQQQPQPQSQQRHQQQQQQEKQHVLSLQQLEQQQWQQRLKQRRQQHRHLQQRQHQQPEQQEQQFHVLQHQQQQPEKQQLQQHHLLFQHQPFHQHPQTQSQIEQSQPDQEQPLQKPDHRQQLEKRLYQLPHRQQQQPNHESQIQALLNRGQLSSLIERQQQANWLPSRSELNYVFLEGMQNPLVSTPLSASQCAASIRGQSDNSQNV from the exons ATGTC TACGGAGATGTCTGAGGTTAGCTCAGAAGAATCTG GTATAAAAGGCACAGAAATGAACAGAGAAGGTCATACCCATGACCAAATGGATGTAGATATTTTGCGCCGAATGAAACCAGAGCCATCGGACTACAGTCAAGCTCAAAAGCCTCCCTGCCATTCATTTGAAGAGCAAATAACTGAAAATACTTTTGTGCAAAATTATGGAGAGCATATTACTGAAGACGAGTACGGTTCAAAAGGAGCTGCGAACTCGAACCACGACTCGAATGCAGACGTCCTTGCAAGCGATGAATACATATATAATGATGAGGAAGGAATGGTTGACCAGATCGTCGTCACCCAGAAAAATCCAGATAAAGAAATAGTCCCTGGAAATGAAGAGGCAGAACCAGACCACCATCGATATCGACGGCGTTCTCCTTATATGCGTAATAGTCCAAGGTGGACATACAACGGCATTCGTAGCGTACTCCACAGGACCTCACCTAGCGTCTCTTTGCCTCCGGACTCGCCCATTGTCAACAGAACAAGACTATTGATGAACGATTCAAGTGATATATTTACACAAAGGCTTTGGAAG ATCTTTAAAGTACTGGTTTCAAAGAggacgttttcgttgcaacaGAAAATAATGAATCTTGAACAAAGGAATACAATCCTAGAAGATACAGCGAGGAACTTAAAGACAACGTTAACACATCTCGTCCGCGAGGTGGGTATGCTGCAG aaagaaaagaagaacacTAAGACTATGTCACGAAGTACGCAAGTTTCCTTGGGAATG ATAATTAGTCAAGCCAAATCACATTGTGTGGAGAAACCCGAATCCTTGCCAGTAAGTGAAAGGACGCCCTATCACAATTTCAGCGATGGTCCTGTTATAGTCAATGTTTTTGGAAACTTACATGTTCCTTTTGGCGAAGCCCTCTCAGTTGTAGAATCCGGCAACGCTACTCCAAAATCATTCGAATTTCCTGTTCTTCGACTACCGCATGCCGACGTCTCGTATCCAAAAGTTCAGCACGTGTATTCTCTGAATTCCTCTACACCGGAATCGTTAAACCAGGAACTTTTAACCCCTGGCGGTGAGAATTATGTGCTTCCCGAGCACGGTTTATTCGATATGCCACGAACACAAGCCATTCATGAGAGCATGACCAGGTCCTTACAAAGAACAAATGAACAAAGACCGGAGACATGTTATTTTCTACGGAACGTATCTCCGCTAACGGCAAGCCAACAAGGGCATCCCGGCGATGAGGACTCACATTTGCTACACAATGGAGTCGAAACAGCATATAGCATCGCGCCTGTTCATCCCCAAGGCATTGTTTCTTCCCAAGATATTACTTCCTCCAAACATGTCCAACGAAAGACACAAGCAACTCAGTACCCACAGGAAAAGTGGGCGACATCTGACTTTGGGCCACTGTTGCATGATCCTACTCAGTCTCTCGCTTCTAAGCAAAGAGATTCCGAGGGATCTCCATTACAGAGCCAGTTTCTTGTGTACGCACCTCAGCAAGGGAAGAATTTTTCCAGCGATACTATCACTTCATCTTCCTGCCTCAAAGCAGTACTTCAAGACTCCTGGAAGGATATGCTATCGACACGTGGTACAGTTTCTGTTCAGCCATTAAACCAGCCGATCAGACAAGATGCTAATGCTGCAGTAGTAACTGACAGAATCGCATCGGGGAGTAATCCAGATTTCAGTCAATGTTTTCAGAACGAAggaaattttgtttctttagtgGGTCATGATCAGGAACGAATAACGGTAAACAATGTTCCGGTCCTTGGAACAGCTAATGACACAAGATTTTCTAGCTCAGCTTCTCTGTACTCCCTTTCACAGCACCAAGGCTTTCCGTTCACTCAACTTCCCAGAGTTTTTCGCCAATTTGAAGTGTCAGATAAAGGAATTGTCGCTTTGAATCCAGAAACCCAGACTAATTTAAATGATTTTTCAACTCATGTAAACTCGTCCAGTTCCTTTCCGCATTCAAGAAGTAGCATTACAGTGCCAACGCAAGAAGTGGAGGCCGAGCAACCTTTTGAAAATCGCAGGGATATTGTTTCTTCCGTACTAGAGCTTAATCACGCAGAAACACATACGTCTTCGACGCAGGGTAAAACACTGACATCTAGACAGGATTCTGAACATGAAcgtgaaaaaacaaaatgggtGATAGATAAAGATGGAGCCTTTTCAATTGACGTACACCAGCAAACGAGAGCCAGAGAACAACAACTATATGTTAGTGGAAATGAGCAGATGCCTTTTCAAGCGTCGGATGACAGTCGTAGCAGCGATTATTGTCAAATTGATAATAGACATCAACAAGCAAACCTGTTGGTGCAACAGCAGCAAAGACCATATGAAGAAGGACAACCGCAGCCTCTGCTTCAACAAAATCAAGAGCAACTATTTTCACTCCAACAGCTGAAACAAAGACAATGGCAGCAAAATCTTAAGCAACTAAGGCAAAAATGGCAACTCCAGCAAAGGCAACACCAGCAACCACAACAAGAAAGTGAGCAatggcaccaacaacaacaaggaaatCAACAGGCTCTTTCACTCCAACAACTGCAACAAAGGCAGTACCAGCAAGCACAACTACTTAGTGAGCAATGGCcccaacaacaagaaaagcaacaTATTCTTTCGCTCCAACAACTCGAGCAGCAGCAATGGCATTTGCGCCTGAAGCAACGAAGGCATCAACAAAAAGACCTCCAGCAACGGCAGCAACAACAACCACAACCACAGAGTCAGCAACGGCaccaacaacagcagcaacaagaAAAGCAACATGTTCTTTCACTTCAACAACTCGAGCAACAGCAATGGCAGCAGCGCCTGAAACAACGAAGGCAACAACACCGACACCTCCAGCAAAGGCAGCACCAACAACCAGAGCAACAGGAGCAGCAATTTCACGTCCTACAGCACCAACAGCAACAACCAGAAAAGCAACAGCTTCAACAACATCACCTTCTGTTTCAACACCAACCGTTTCACCAACATCCACAAACACAGAGTCAAATAGAACAATCGCAACCGGACCAAGAACAACCGCTTCAGAAACCGGACCACCGCCAACAACTGGAGAAACGACTTTATCAACTTCCCCatcggcaacaacaacaaccgaACCATGAATCGCAAATTCAAGCGCTTCTGAATCGGGGACAATTATCCTCGTTAATAGAACGCCAGCAGCAAGCGAATTGGTTACCATCGCGAAGCGAATTGAATTATGTTTTTCTTGAAGGAATGCAAAATCCACTTGTTTCAACGCCACTTTCGGCCTCCCAATGTGCTGCTTCAATTCGTGGGCAGTCGGATAACTCCCAAAACGTCTGA
- the LOC136930095 gene encoding uncharacterized protein isoform X1, whose translation MSTEMSEVSSEESATGIKGTEMNREGHTHDQMDVDILRRMKPEPSDYSQAQKPPCHSFEEQITENTFVQNYGEHITEDEYGSKGAANSNHDSNADVLASDEYIYNDEEGMVDQIVVTQKNPDKEIVPGNEEAEPDHHRYRRRSPYMRNSPRWTYNGIRSVLHRTSPSVSLPPDSPIVNRTRLLMNDSSDIFTQRLWKIFKVLVSKRTFSLQQKIMNLEQRNTILEDTARNLKTTLTHLVREVGMLQKEKKNTKTMSRSTQVSLGMIISQAKSHCVEKPESLPVSERTPYHNFSDGPVIVNVFGNLHVPFGEALSVVESGNATPKSFEFPVLRLPHADVSYPKVQHVYSLNSSTPESLNQELLTPGGENYVLPEHGLFDMPRTQAIHESMTRSLQRTNEQRPETCYFLRNVSPLTASQQGHPGDEDSHLLHNGVETAYSIAPVHPQGIVSSQDITSSKHVQRKTQATQYPQEKWATSDFGPLLHDPTQSLASKQRDSEGSPLQSQFLVYAPQQGKNFSSDTITSSSCLKAVLQDSWKDMLSTRGTVSVQPLNQPIRQDANAAVVTDRIASGSNPDFSQCFQNEGNFVSLVGHDQERITVNNVPVLGTANDTRFSSSASLYSLSQHQGFPFTQLPRVFRQFEVSDKGIVALNPETQTNLNDFSTHVNSSSSFPHSRSSITVPTQEVEAEQPFENRRDIVSSVLELNHAETHTSSTQGKTLTSRQDSEHEREKTKWVIDKDGAFSIDVHQQTRAREQQLYVSGNEQMPFQASDDSRSSDYCQIDNRHQQANLLVQQQQRPYEEGQPQPLLQQNQEQLFSLQQLKQRQWQQNLKQLRQKWQLQQRQHQQPQQESEQWHQQQQGNQQALSLQQLQQRQYQQAQLLSEQWPQQQEKQHILSLQQLEQQQWHLRLKQRRHQQKDLQQRQQQQPQPQSQQRHQQQQQQEKQHVLSLQQLEQQQWQQRLKQRRQQHRHLQQRQHQQPEQQEQQFHVLQHQQQQPEKQQLQQHHLLFQHQPFHQHPQTQSQIEQSQPDQEQPLQKPDHRQQLEKRLYQLPHRQQQQPNHESQIQALLNRGQLSSLIERQQQANWLPSRSELNYVFLEGMQNPLVSTPLSASQCAASIRGQSDNSQNV comes from the exons ATGTC TACGGAGATGTCTGAGGTTAGCTCAGAAGAATCTG CAACAGGTATAAAAGGCACAGAAATGAACAGAGAAGGTCATACCCATGACCAAATGGATGTAGATATTTTGCGCCGAATGAAACCAGAGCCATCGGACTACAGTCAAGCTCAAAAGCCTCCCTGCCATTCATTTGAAGAGCAAATAACTGAAAATACTTTTGTGCAAAATTATGGAGAGCATATTACTGAAGACGAGTACGGTTCAAAAGGAGCTGCGAACTCGAACCACGACTCGAATGCAGACGTCCTTGCAAGCGATGAATACATATATAATGATGAGGAAGGAATGGTTGACCAGATCGTCGTCACCCAGAAAAATCCAGATAAAGAAATAGTCCCTGGAAATGAAGAGGCAGAACCAGACCACCATCGATATCGACGGCGTTCTCCTTATATGCGTAATAGTCCAAGGTGGACATACAACGGCATTCGTAGCGTACTCCACAGGACCTCACCTAGCGTCTCTTTGCCTCCGGACTCGCCCATTGTCAACAGAACAAGACTATTGATGAACGATTCAAGTGATATATTTACACAAAGGCTTTGGAAG ATCTTTAAAGTACTGGTTTCAAAGAggacgttttcgttgcaacaGAAAATAATGAATCTTGAACAAAGGAATACAATCCTAGAAGATACAGCGAGGAACTTAAAGACAACGTTAACACATCTCGTCCGCGAGGTGGGTATGCTGCAG aaagaaaagaagaacacTAAGACTATGTCACGAAGTACGCAAGTTTCCTTGGGAATG ATAATTAGTCAAGCCAAATCACATTGTGTGGAGAAACCCGAATCCTTGCCAGTAAGTGAAAGGACGCCCTATCACAATTTCAGCGATGGTCCTGTTATAGTCAATGTTTTTGGAAACTTACATGTTCCTTTTGGCGAAGCCCTCTCAGTTGTAGAATCCGGCAACGCTACTCCAAAATCATTCGAATTTCCTGTTCTTCGACTACCGCATGCCGACGTCTCGTATCCAAAAGTTCAGCACGTGTATTCTCTGAATTCCTCTACACCGGAATCGTTAAACCAGGAACTTTTAACCCCTGGCGGTGAGAATTATGTGCTTCCCGAGCACGGTTTATTCGATATGCCACGAACACAAGCCATTCATGAGAGCATGACCAGGTCCTTACAAAGAACAAATGAACAAAGACCGGAGACATGTTATTTTCTACGGAACGTATCTCCGCTAACGGCAAGCCAACAAGGGCATCCCGGCGATGAGGACTCACATTTGCTACACAATGGAGTCGAAACAGCATATAGCATCGCGCCTGTTCATCCCCAAGGCATTGTTTCTTCCCAAGATATTACTTCCTCCAAACATGTCCAACGAAAGACACAAGCAACTCAGTACCCACAGGAAAAGTGGGCGACATCTGACTTTGGGCCACTGTTGCATGATCCTACTCAGTCTCTCGCTTCTAAGCAAAGAGATTCCGAGGGATCTCCATTACAGAGCCAGTTTCTTGTGTACGCACCTCAGCAAGGGAAGAATTTTTCCAGCGATACTATCACTTCATCTTCCTGCCTCAAAGCAGTACTTCAAGACTCCTGGAAGGATATGCTATCGACACGTGGTACAGTTTCTGTTCAGCCATTAAACCAGCCGATCAGACAAGATGCTAATGCTGCAGTAGTAACTGACAGAATCGCATCGGGGAGTAATCCAGATTTCAGTCAATGTTTTCAGAACGAAggaaattttgtttctttagtgGGTCATGATCAGGAACGAATAACGGTAAACAATGTTCCGGTCCTTGGAACAGCTAATGACACAAGATTTTCTAGCTCAGCTTCTCTGTACTCCCTTTCACAGCACCAAGGCTTTCCGTTCACTCAACTTCCCAGAGTTTTTCGCCAATTTGAAGTGTCAGATAAAGGAATTGTCGCTTTGAATCCAGAAACCCAGACTAATTTAAATGATTTTTCAACTCATGTAAACTCGTCCAGTTCCTTTCCGCATTCAAGAAGTAGCATTACAGTGCCAACGCAAGAAGTGGAGGCCGAGCAACCTTTTGAAAATCGCAGGGATATTGTTTCTTCCGTACTAGAGCTTAATCACGCAGAAACACATACGTCTTCGACGCAGGGTAAAACACTGACATCTAGACAGGATTCTGAACATGAAcgtgaaaaaacaaaatgggtGATAGATAAAGATGGAGCCTTTTCAATTGACGTACACCAGCAAACGAGAGCCAGAGAACAACAACTATATGTTAGTGGAAATGAGCAGATGCCTTTTCAAGCGTCGGATGACAGTCGTAGCAGCGATTATTGTCAAATTGATAATAGACATCAACAAGCAAACCTGTTGGTGCAACAGCAGCAAAGACCATATGAAGAAGGACAACCGCAGCCTCTGCTTCAACAAAATCAAGAGCAACTATTTTCACTCCAACAGCTGAAACAAAGACAATGGCAGCAAAATCTTAAGCAACTAAGGCAAAAATGGCAACTCCAGCAAAGGCAACACCAGCAACCACAACAAGAAAGTGAGCAatggcaccaacaacaacaaggaaatCAACAGGCTCTTTCACTCCAACAACTGCAACAAAGGCAGTACCAGCAAGCACAACTACTTAGTGAGCAATGGCcccaacaacaagaaaagcaacaTATTCTTTCGCTCCAACAACTCGAGCAGCAGCAATGGCATTTGCGCCTGAAGCAACGAAGGCATCAACAAAAAGACCTCCAGCAACGGCAGCAACAACAACCACAACCACAGAGTCAGCAACGGCaccaacaacagcagcaacaagaAAAGCAACATGTTCTTTCACTTCAACAACTCGAGCAACAGCAATGGCAGCAGCGCCTGAAACAACGAAGGCAACAACACCGACACCTCCAGCAAAGGCAGCACCAACAACCAGAGCAACAGGAGCAGCAATTTCACGTCCTACAGCACCAACAGCAACAACCAGAAAAGCAACAGCTTCAACAACATCACCTTCTGTTTCAACACCAACCGTTTCACCAACATCCACAAACACAGAGTCAAATAGAACAATCGCAACCGGACCAAGAACAACCGCTTCAGAAACCGGACCACCGCCAACAACTGGAGAAACGACTTTATCAACTTCCCCatcggcaacaacaacaaccgaACCATGAATCGCAAATTCAAGCGCTTCTGAATCGGGGACAATTATCCTCGTTAATAGAACGCCAGCAGCAAGCGAATTGGTTACCATCGCGAAGCGAATTGAATTATGTTTTTCTTGAAGGAATGCAAAATCCACTTGTTTCAACGCCACTTTCGGCCTCCCAATGTGCTGCTTCAATTCGTGGGCAGTCGGATAACTCCCAAAACGTCTGA
- the LOC136930095 gene encoding uncharacterized protein isoform X4, whose amino-acid sequence MSTEMSEVSSEESATGIKGTEMNREGHTHDQMDVDILRRMKPEPSDYSQAQKPPCHSFEEQITENTFVQNYGEHITEDEYGSKGAANSNHDSNADVLASDEYIYNDEEGMVDQIVVTQKNPDKEIVPGNEEAEPDHHRYRRRSPYMRNSPRWTYNGIRSVLHRTSPSVSLPPDSPIVNRTRLLMNDSSDIFTQRLWKIFKVLVSKRTFSLQQKIMNLEQRNTILEDTARNLKTTLTHLVREKEKKNTKTMSRSTQVSLGMIISQAKSHCVEKPESLPVSERTPYHNFSDGPVIVNVFGNLHVPFGEALSVVESGNATPKSFEFPVLRLPHADVSYPKVQHVYSLNSSTPESLNQELLTPGGENYVLPEHGLFDMPRTQAIHESMTRSLQRTNEQRPETCYFLRNVSPLTASQQGHPGDEDSHLLHNGVETAYSIAPVHPQGIVSSQDITSSKHVQRKTQATQYPQEKWATSDFGPLLHDPTQSLASKQRDSEGSPLQSQFLVYAPQQGKNFSSDTITSSSCLKAVLQDSWKDMLSTRGTVSVQPLNQPIRQDANAAVVTDRIASGSNPDFSQCFQNEGNFVSLVGHDQERITVNNVPVLGTANDTRFSSSASLYSLSQHQGFPFTQLPRVFRQFEVSDKGIVALNPETQTNLNDFSTHVNSSSSFPHSRSSITVPTQEVEAEQPFENRRDIVSSVLELNHAETHTSSTQGKTLTSRQDSEHEREKTKWVIDKDGAFSIDVHQQTRAREQQLYVSGNEQMPFQASDDSRSSDYCQIDNRHQQANLLVQQQQRPYEEGQPQPLLQQNQEQLFSLQQLKQRQWQQNLKQLRQKWQLQQRQHQQPQQESEQWHQQQQGNQQALSLQQLQQRQYQQAQLLSEQWPQQQEKQHILSLQQLEQQQWHLRLKQRRHQQKDLQQRQQQQPQPQSQQRHQQQQQQEKQHVLSLQQLEQQQWQQRLKQRRQQHRHLQQRQHQQPEQQEQQFHVLQHQQQQPEKQQLQQHHLLFQHQPFHQHPQTQSQIEQSQPDQEQPLQKPDHRQQLEKRLYQLPHRQQQQPNHESQIQALLNRGQLSSLIERQQQANWLPSRSELNYVFLEGMQNPLVSTPLSASQCAASIRGQSDNSQNV is encoded by the exons ATGTC TACGGAGATGTCTGAGGTTAGCTCAGAAGAATCTG CAACAGGTATAAAAGGCACAGAAATGAACAGAGAAGGTCATACCCATGACCAAATGGATGTAGATATTTTGCGCCGAATGAAACCAGAGCCATCGGACTACAGTCAAGCTCAAAAGCCTCCCTGCCATTCATTTGAAGAGCAAATAACTGAAAATACTTTTGTGCAAAATTATGGAGAGCATATTACTGAAGACGAGTACGGTTCAAAAGGAGCTGCGAACTCGAACCACGACTCGAATGCAGACGTCCTTGCAAGCGATGAATACATATATAATGATGAGGAAGGAATGGTTGACCAGATCGTCGTCACCCAGAAAAATCCAGATAAAGAAATAGTCCCTGGAAATGAAGAGGCAGAACCAGACCACCATCGATATCGACGGCGTTCTCCTTATATGCGTAATAGTCCAAGGTGGACATACAACGGCATTCGTAGCGTACTCCACAGGACCTCACCTAGCGTCTCTTTGCCTCCGGACTCGCCCATTGTCAACAGAACAAGACTATTGATGAACGATTCAAGTGATATATTTACACAAAGGCTTTGGAAG ATCTTTAAAGTACTGGTTTCAAAGAggacgttttcgttgcaacaGAAAATAATGAATCTTGAACAAAGGAATACAATCCTAGAAGATACAGCGAGGAACTTAAAGACAACGTTAACACATCTCGTCCGCGAG aaagaaaagaagaacacTAAGACTATGTCACGAAGTACGCAAGTTTCCTTGGGAATG ATAATTAGTCAAGCCAAATCACATTGTGTGGAGAAACCCGAATCCTTGCCAGTAAGTGAAAGGACGCCCTATCACAATTTCAGCGATGGTCCTGTTATAGTCAATGTTTTTGGAAACTTACATGTTCCTTTTGGCGAAGCCCTCTCAGTTGTAGAATCCGGCAACGCTACTCCAAAATCATTCGAATTTCCTGTTCTTCGACTACCGCATGCCGACGTCTCGTATCCAAAAGTTCAGCACGTGTATTCTCTGAATTCCTCTACACCGGAATCGTTAAACCAGGAACTTTTAACCCCTGGCGGTGAGAATTATGTGCTTCCCGAGCACGGTTTATTCGATATGCCACGAACACAAGCCATTCATGAGAGCATGACCAGGTCCTTACAAAGAACAAATGAACAAAGACCGGAGACATGTTATTTTCTACGGAACGTATCTCCGCTAACGGCAAGCCAACAAGGGCATCCCGGCGATGAGGACTCACATTTGCTACACAATGGAGTCGAAACAGCATATAGCATCGCGCCTGTTCATCCCCAAGGCATTGTTTCTTCCCAAGATATTACTTCCTCCAAACATGTCCAACGAAAGACACAAGCAACTCAGTACCCACAGGAAAAGTGGGCGACATCTGACTTTGGGCCACTGTTGCATGATCCTACTCAGTCTCTCGCTTCTAAGCAAAGAGATTCCGAGGGATCTCCATTACAGAGCCAGTTTCTTGTGTACGCACCTCAGCAAGGGAAGAATTTTTCCAGCGATACTATCACTTCATCTTCCTGCCTCAAAGCAGTACTTCAAGACTCCTGGAAGGATATGCTATCGACACGTGGTACAGTTTCTGTTCAGCCATTAAACCAGCCGATCAGACAAGATGCTAATGCTGCAGTAGTAACTGACAGAATCGCATCGGGGAGTAATCCAGATTTCAGTCAATGTTTTCAGAACGAAggaaattttgtttctttagtgGGTCATGATCAGGAACGAATAACGGTAAACAATGTTCCGGTCCTTGGAACAGCTAATGACACAAGATTTTCTAGCTCAGCTTCTCTGTACTCCCTTTCACAGCACCAAGGCTTTCCGTTCACTCAACTTCCCAGAGTTTTTCGCCAATTTGAAGTGTCAGATAAAGGAATTGTCGCTTTGAATCCAGAAACCCAGACTAATTTAAATGATTTTTCAACTCATGTAAACTCGTCCAGTTCCTTTCCGCATTCAAGAAGTAGCATTACAGTGCCAACGCAAGAAGTGGAGGCCGAGCAACCTTTTGAAAATCGCAGGGATATTGTTTCTTCCGTACTAGAGCTTAATCACGCAGAAACACATACGTCTTCGACGCAGGGTAAAACACTGACATCTAGACAGGATTCTGAACATGAAcgtgaaaaaacaaaatgggtGATAGATAAAGATGGAGCCTTTTCAATTGACGTACACCAGCAAACGAGAGCCAGAGAACAACAACTATATGTTAGTGGAAATGAGCAGATGCCTTTTCAAGCGTCGGATGACAGTCGTAGCAGCGATTATTGTCAAATTGATAATAGACATCAACAAGCAAACCTGTTGGTGCAACAGCAGCAAAGACCATATGAAGAAGGACAACCGCAGCCTCTGCTTCAACAAAATCAAGAGCAACTATTTTCACTCCAACAGCTGAAACAAAGACAATGGCAGCAAAATCTTAAGCAACTAAGGCAAAAATGGCAACTCCAGCAAAGGCAACACCAGCAACCACAACAAGAAAGTGAGCAatggcaccaacaacaacaaggaaatCAACAGGCTCTTTCACTCCAACAACTGCAACAAAGGCAGTACCAGCAAGCACAACTACTTAGTGAGCAATGGCcccaacaacaagaaaagcaacaTATTCTTTCGCTCCAACAACTCGAGCAGCAGCAATGGCATTTGCGCCTGAAGCAACGAAGGCATCAACAAAAAGACCTCCAGCAACGGCAGCAACAACAACCACAACCACAGAGTCAGCAACGGCaccaacaacagcagcaacaagaAAAGCAACATGTTCTTTCACTTCAACAACTCGAGCAACAGCAATGGCAGCAGCGCCTGAAACAACGAAGGCAACAACACCGACACCTCCAGCAAAGGCAGCACCAACAACCAGAGCAACAGGAGCAGCAATTTCACGTCCTACAGCACCAACAGCAACAACCAGAAAAGCAACAGCTTCAACAACATCACCTTCTGTTTCAACACCAACCGTTTCACCAACATCCACAAACACAGAGTCAAATAGAACAATCGCAACCGGACCAAGAACAACCGCTTCAGAAACCGGACCACCGCCAACAACTGGAGAAACGACTTTATCAACTTCCCCatcggcaacaacaacaaccgaACCATGAATCGCAAATTCAAGCGCTTCTGAATCGGGGACAATTATCCTCGTTAATAGAACGCCAGCAGCAAGCGAATTGGTTACCATCGCGAAGCGAATTGAATTATGTTTTTCTTGAAGGAATGCAAAATCCACTTGTTTCAACGCCACTTTCGGCCTCCCAATGTGCTGCTTCAATTCGTGGGCAGTCGGATAACTCCCAAAACGTCTGA